CAACTGCGCCTGTAGCAACGACTAGGGATTGTAACCTTCTCTACAGAACCAGTTTTAGCTTAGTTTTTTTGGTCAATTTCGAAAGTAAAAGTCAATGCTGCCAAGGTCATAATATCAAGCAAGAAACAGCGAATGAGCAGAAGTGGCCGCGTAGAGGCAAGCAAAAGGCGGGAATGAATCCGGAACGAGAAAAGCCCCGCGCTCTTAGTTGAGTGCGGGGCTTTCAAAAAAATCCCGGCGGCGACCTACTTTCCCACACAGCTACCCATGCAGTATCATCGGCCCAGAGGGGCTTAACTTCCGTGTTCGGGATGGGAACGGGTGTGACCCCCTCGGCATAGCCACCGAGAAACCTTGTAAATATATCTTTCCAATCACACAAGCGAGAAGTTTTCAGGGTAAATATGGGGGGTGGTGTAACCACCCCCTTTAAAAAGTTCGGGAAATAATTATGATCAAGCCTCACGGCCGATTAGTACCGGTCAGCTGAACGCATTGCTGCGCTTACACACCCGGCCTATCAACGTTGTGGTCTACAACGGGCCTTCAGGGGATTGCTCCCGGGGATACCTAATCTTGAAGGAGGCTTCCCGCTTAGATGCTTTCAGCGGTTATCCTTTCCGTACATAGCTACCCAGCGACTGCTCCTGGCGGAACAACTGGAACACCAGAGGTACGTCCATCCCGGTCCTCTCGTACTAAGGACAGCTCTTCTCAAGTATCCTGCGCCCACGGCAGATAGGGACCAAACTGTCTCACGACGTTTTAAACCCAGCTCGCGTACCGCTTTAATTGGCGAACAGCCAAACCCTTGGGACCTACTTCAGCCCCAGGATGCGATGAGCCGACATCGAGGTGCCAAACCTCCCCGTCGATGTGAACTCTTGGGGGAGATCAGCCTGTTATCCCCGGAGTACCTTTTATCCGTTGAGCGACGGCCCTTCCATACAGAACCGCCGGATCACTAAGACCTACTTTCGTACCTGCTCGACTTGTCTGTCTCGCAGTCAAGCTCCCTTATGCCTTTGCACTCTACGGCTGGTTTCCAATCAGCCTGAGGGAACCTTCGCGCGCCTCCGTTACACTTTGGGAGGCGACCGCCCCAGTCAAACTACCCACCAGACAGTGTCCCCGACCCGGATGACGGGCCTAGGTTAGACATCCAAAACAACCAGGGTGGTATTTCAAGGTTGACTCCACCGAGACTAGCGTCCCAGCTTCATAGTCTCCCACCTATCCTACACAAGCTATTCCGAATGTCACTGTCAAGCTGTAGTAAAGGTTCACGGGGTCTTTCCGTCTTGCCGCGGGTACTCGGCATCTTCACCGAGAATTCAATTTCGCTGAGCCACTGGTTGAGACAGCGCGGAAATCGTTACGCCATTCGTGCAGGTCGGAACTTACCCGACAAGGAATTTCGCTACCTTAGGACCGTTATAGTTACGGCCGCCGTTTACCGGGGCTTCGGTTCAAAGCTTCGCTTGCGCTAACAAATCCCCTTAACCTTCCGGCACCGGGCAGGCGTCAGACCCTATACATCGTCTTGCGACTTAGCAGAGTCCTGTGTTTTTAGTAAACAGTCGCTACCGCCATTTCTCTGCGACCCTCTTCGGCTTCACGTGCGAATCGCTACACCTAGTGAGGGCACACCTTCTCCCGAAGTTACGGTGTCAATTTGCCGAGTTCCTTAACCAGTGTTCTCTCAAGCACCTTAGGACATTTATCCTCACCCACCTGAGTCGGTTTACGGTACGGTCACCTGCCGTCTGAAGCTTAGAGGCTTTTCTTGGAAGCATGGGATCAACGACTTTGTGGGGATACCCCCTCGTCATCACGCCTCAGCGTTGTATGGAGAAAGGGATTTGCCTCTTTCTCCCGCCTACACGCTTAAACCGGGACGTCCAGCACCCGGCTCGCCTACCCTTCTCCGTCCCCCCATCGCAACGACAAGTGGTACAGGAATATTAACCTGTTTCCCATCAACTACGCCTTTTGGCCTCGCCTTAGGGACCGACTAACCCTCAGCAGATTACCTTTACTGAGGAAACCTTGGGTTTTCGGTGTGCGGGTTTCTCACCCGCATTTTCGCTACTCATGTCAGCATAATCTCTTGTGATACCTCCAGCCGTCCTCGCGGTCGACCTTCGCAGGCTTACACAATGCTCCCCTACCACTCGCATCTTAAGATGCGAATCCGTAGCTTCGGTACCATGCTTGAGCCCCGTTACATTTTCCGCGCAGACCCACTCGACCAGTGAGCTATTACGCTTTCTTTAAAGGGTGGCTGCTTCTAAGCCAACCTCCTGGTTGTCTGGGCATTTCCACATCGTTTTCCACTTAGCATGGATTTTGGGACCTTAGCTGACGGTCTGGGCTCTTTCCCTTTTGACTACGGATCTTATCACCCGCAGTCTGACTCCCGTGATAACAGTTAGTGGTATTCGGAGTTTGATTGGGTTTGGTAATCTGGTAGGACCCCTAGCCCATTCAGTGCTCTACCCCCACTACTTACTTCACGAGGCTATACCTAAATATATTTCGGGGAGAACCAGCTATCTCCGAGTTTGATTAGCCTTTCACTCCTATCCACACCTCATCCCCTGGCTTTTCAACGCCAGTGGGTTCGGGCCTCCACGAAGTGTTACCTTCCTTTCACCCTGGACATGGATAGATCACCCGGTTTCGGGTCTACTCCCGGCAACTCATGCGCCCTATTCAGACTCGCTTTCGCTGCGGCTCCACTCTATGAGCTTAACCTCGCTGCCGAGAGTAACTCGCTGACTCATTATGCAAAAGGCACGCGGTCACCCCTGATATACATGGGGCTCCCACTGCTTGTAGGCATACGGTTTCAGGTTCTATTTCACCCTCCTCATTGGAGTACTTTTCACCTTTCCCTCACGGTACTTGTGCACTATCGGTCAGAGAGTAGTATTTAGCCTTGGGAGATGGTCCTCCCGGATTCCCACGAGATTTCACGTGTCTCGCGGTACTCGGGGACACCCTAGGGTGAATCAAGGTTTCGCATACGGGGCTATCACCCACTATGGCCGGACTTTCCAGACCGTTCTGCTACCCATCATCAATCCCACGTCGGGGCCCCACAACCCCGGCAACACCGTAGTATCACCGGTTTGGGCTATTCCGCTTTCGCTCGCCGCTACTGACGGAATCACTATTGTTTTCTTTTCCTGGGGGTACTTAGATGTTTCAGTTCCCCCCGTTCGCTTCATGCACCTATGTATTCAGTGCACGATGACAGAGCATGACCTCTGCCGGGTTTCCCCATTCGGAAATCTCCGGATCAAAGCCTGTTTAGCGGCTCCCCGAAGCTTATCGCAGCTTACCACGTCCTTCATCGCCTCTCTCTGCCTAGGCATCCACCGTACGCCCTTAGTAGCTTGATCACAATGTATTCCCGAAATCGAATACACTTTACTACCCTGCGTACTTACTTGTGACAGTAAATACCTTTACTTCTTCTCGCTATGTAATTGTCAAAGAACATTATCAACGCGAAAGCTCTCGCTTCCGGGCTAATTAAATGGTGGAGGTGAACGGGTTCGAACCGATGACCTCCTGCGTGCAAGGCAGGCGCTCTCCCAGCTGAGCTACACCCCCGATACCATGGTGGGCCTGGCTGGACTCGAACCAGCGACCTCACGATTATCAGTCGTGTGCTCTAGCCAACTGAGCTACAAGCCCATAGTCATCGCTAACCACGATCATCTTTATTCTTTCAGAGAACAGAAAACCAAGACTTCTTCGCCTTGGTCTTTCAAAACTAAATAGCAGACACGTAAAGCTGGTATTGACCTAGGTAAGACTGAGAGCTCTCGGCTCTAGTCTCCTTAGAAAGGAGGTGATCCAGCCGCAGGTTCCCCTACGGCTACCTTGTTACGACTTCACCCCAGTCACCGACCATTCCTTAGGGCGCTGCTTCCCACAAGGGGTTGGCTCACGCACTTCGGGACCAGTCGACTCCCGTGGTGTGACGGGCGGTGTGTACAAGGCCCGGGAACGTATTCACCGCGGCATGCTGATCCGCGATTACTAGCGATTCCGACTTCATGGAGTCGAGTTGCAGACTCCAATCCGAACTGAGACCGGCTTTTTGAGATTGGCTCCACCTCGCGGCATCGCTACTCTTTGTACCGGCCATTGTAGCACGTGTGTAGCCCTGGACATAAGGGCCATGAGGACTTGACGTCATCCCCACCTTCCTCCGGTTTGACACCGGCAGTTTCTTCAGAGTGCCCAACTTAATGATGGCAACTGAAGATAAGGGTTGCGCTCGTTGCGGGACTTAACCCAACATCTCACGACACGAGCTGACGACAGCCATGCAGCACCTGTCTCGCGGCTCCCCGAAGGGCACCCCCTACTTTCATAGAGGTTCCGCGGATGTCAAGCCCAGGTAAGGTTCTGCGCGTTGCGTCGAATTAAACCACATGCTCCACCGCTTGTGCGGGCCCCCGTCAATTCCTTTGAGTTTTAGCCTTGCGGCCGTACTTCCCAGGCGGAGTACTTAATGCGTTAGCTGCGGCACTGCAGGGGTCAATACCCGCAACACCTAGTACTCATCGTTTACGGCGTGGACTACCAGGGTATCTAATCCTGTTTGCTCCCCACGCTTTCGCGTCTCAGCGTCAGTATCGGTCCAGGTAGCCGCCTTCGCCACCGGTGTTCCTCCTAATATCTACGGATTTCACTCCTACACTAGGAATTCCACTACCCTCTCCCGTACTCAAGTCCCCCAGTTTCCAATGCACTTCCCAGGTTGAGCCCGGGGCTTTCACATCAGACTTAAGAAACCGCCTACACGCGCTTTACGCCCAATAATTCCGAACAACGCTTGCACCCTCCGTATTACCGCGGCTGCTGGCACGGAGTTAGCCGGTGCTTCCTTCGGAGGTACCGTCAAGATCAAGAGGTATTAACCCTTAATCACTTCTTCCCTCCCGACAGAGCTTTACGACCCGAGGGCCTTCATCACTCACGCGGCGTTGCTGCGTCAGGCTTTCGCCCATTGCGCAAAATTCCCCACTGCTGCCTCCCGTAGGAGTCTGGACCGTGTCTCAGTTCCAGTGTGGCTGATCATCCTCTCAGACCAGCTAACCATCGTAGCCTTGGTGGGCCATTACCCCACCAACTAGCTAATGGTACGCGGACTCATCTAATGGCAAAAGGCCCGAAGGTCCCCCCCTTTTCCCGCTAGGTCCGTAGACCTCGTGGGCTTATCCGGTATTAGCACCCCTTTCGAGATGTTATCCCAGACCGCTAGGTAGATTATCCACGCGTTACTCACCCGTGCGCCACTTTCCAGGGACCGAAGCCCCCTTCTCGTTCGACTTGCATGTGTTAGGCACGCCGCCAGCGTTCGTTCTGAGCCAGGATCAAACTCTCCAGTTTGAACTGACTATTCTTTGAATCTTTCGATTCTCAAAGGTTTCTCTAGAACCCGCTTTACGTGTTCATCTGCTATTTAGTTTTCAAAGACCAAGCCAGCGTTTCGTCCGTGGCAGACTTTGCAATCTACCCAATCTCTCGCTGTATGTCAACATCTTTTTTTGCCCGAGAGCTTTTTTCTTCCCGCTCGCTCCCGTCCCCGTTCAGAGGAACCGTGTTTATAACAAACCTCGCTTTGTCGGTCAAGCGATTTTTTTATTAGAATTGACAAATTTTAAAATTACCCGTTTTTATGCTCTTCAGTAGCCCCAAGCTGACTGCCGGCCATCTTGATGACCTTGTACTATCCAGCCTCATTGATTGCATTCTTAATCCTCAAAGCTTCGGCATATGCTTCAGTACGGTTACACCCCATCTCAGCGCTTGCTCTTTTGACGGCATCTTTTACTGAAAGCCCCTCAGAATAAAGATACTGCTTGAGGACTTCTGCAAGGGATTCCGTTGCCCTCTTTTGGGACTCATCTTCTTTTGATGGTGCAACGAGAATGACAACTTCACCCTTTACCTGCCGCCCGGAAAAACAGCCAATGACGTCGGAGGTAGCCCCGCGGGCGAATTCTTCATGGATTTTTGTCAATTCCCTGGCCACAACCAGGTCGCGTTCCCCCATAACTTCCTTTATGTCGTCCAAGGTTGCCATGAGGCGGTTCGGCGCTTCATAGAATATGAGCACCCGCTCCTCAGTCTTGAGGGAGCACAGCTGTTCACGCCGTTTTGCTTGCCGGTTAGGCAGAAAACCTATGAATGTGAAGGAATCCGTCGGGAGCCCCGCAGCCGACAGGGCCGCCACCGCTGCCGATGCCCCCGGCACCGGCACCACAGGAATGGTTCTCGATATTGCATCCCTCACCAATTGGTATCCCGGATCGGCAATACAGGGCGTGCCGGCATCCGACACAAGAGCGACAGACGATCCGCCCAGGAGCCTGGCAAGTATTGCTTCACCTTTGATGTGCTTATTATGGTCGAAATACGAGGTAAGAGGCTTACTGATACCGAAATGCGTAAGCAGTTTGCGGGTATGCCGCGTATCCTCGGCGGCAATGAGATCAACCTCTTTAAGGATACGAACTGCCCGAAACGTTATATCCTCAAGGTTGCCGATGGGTGTCGCTACAATATAAAGTGTGCCGGTAATTGTCATTTACCCCAGTCGCGCGAATAGCGGAAATCCCGATCAATGGTCCGGTTTGAAACCTTGGCTATTACCGGCAGACGACGCTTGAAATGGGAGTTCTGTATCCGGGCTGAAACAGTGTCGATAAAGGCCGAATCAAAACCGTTCTTTATCAACTCTTCGCGGGTCATCCTCAAATCGACCATAGAATAAAGGAGCTTATCCACTTCTTTATAGGTAAAACCAAGTTCCTGCTCATCGGTCTGCCCGGCCCAGAGATCGGCGGAAGGTTGCTTCTCTATGATCTCCCGAGGAACGCCCATCTCTTCGGAAAGCTGCCAGACCTGGGTTTTGTAGATATCACCAATGGGATTGAGGGCACTTGCCATGTCTCCGTACAGTGTGCCGTAGCCGAGAAGGAGTTCCGTCTTATTGCTTGTACCGAGAACCAATGCTGACAGGGCTGCCGAATGGTCATAAAGAATTGTCATCCGCTCCCGGGCCATCTTGTTGCCGCGACGCATGCCGTCGGCCTCAGGGAATAGAGAGAAGTAGGCATCAATCATCGGCGTGATCTCTATGACTTGAAAGTGAATTCCGAGGTCTTGCGCGGCAAGTCTTGCGTGGGCTTCACTTTCCGGATTGCTGGTTTTGTACGGCATCACACAGGCATGAACATTTTCAGGCCCCAGAGCCTCCGCCGCAAGGTACGCAACAAGGGCGGAGTCTATCCCTCCGGACAGCCCCAGCACAACCTTGTGCACCCCAACCTTAGTAACTTCCTCCCGAATGAATCCGACAAGAATCCGGCGCAGAAGCTTTACGTTAACGCTCCCCATCAGCAATCCCTTTCTTTTTCAATGCGCTGCAGTTCTTTCATGGTGATGGGGAAGCTCTCGTCGCGCATCATCGGGGAGAATATCCGTTCACGACGCAACTCTCCCCCGTCGACAGGGGCAAATATCAAATCTTCGTCAAACAAACGTGCCCGCTTGGTAACCGTGCCTGATGGCGCCACAACCTCCGATCCGCCCCAAAAGTTGACGCCGTCTTCAAAGCCAACGCGATTACAGTAGAATACGCGAGAATTGAGGAACATTGCCGTCGTGGACGTGAGCTTCTGCCAGGCGACGGTTGACCCCAGGCTCTCATCACCGCTGATGCCGCGCCCCGGGCTGCTGGAAAGACACAAAATGGTCGTTGCGCCATCCATGGCAAGAATGTAGGGGGCGGAAAGATGCCACATATCTTCGCAGATGAGCATCCCTATCCGCCCGAAGCGGGTGTCAAACGCGCGGAAACGCTCACCCCGGGCGAGATAGCGCTGCTCGTCAAAGAGCCCATAGGTGGGAAGATATACTTTTCGATGAATATGCCTGATTTCTCCACCATCGAGGTAAATGGCCGAGTTGAAGAAGCGATAGTCGTCGGAAACCTCGACAAATCCAACGGCAATGGCGATATGCCGGGAGAGTTCTTTAAGGCGCAGAATCTCGGGGGCATTCAGAGTCAAAGCAACATCCGGCACCAGATCCCTGAGGAAATAGCCGGTTATCGCAAGTTCAGGGAAGACAATCATGTCTGCATGCTCGGCGATAGCGCGATCAATTGCGGACTCAACTATGATGAGGTTCTCGGCAAGGCAGCCGAGTTTTGGTTTTATCTGTGCCAGAGCAACGGTAAAATCCACGATTCGAGCCCCCAATTTTTCGGTCAAAAGTAACACAGCAGCATAGCGTTTTCAACGGCATATCCCAGCTAATAGGCTAGCTCGAACGCATTTGGAATATGCTCTATTCTCGGTTCCTGACCAGAGAACGTAATGGCGATCACATCGAAACGAGCACCTGAATCCTGCTCCTTCTTCTTCGCAAGCCACGTCAGAGCGGCCTTTGATATCTGCCGCTGCTTGAATGGTGTAACGGCAAGCTGAGGGGGCCCATAGGAACCTGTATTCCTCGTTTTAACCTCGACGAAAACCAGATCTTTCCCATCGCGGGCGACAATGTCGATCTCCCCCCCCTTGCAGCGGAAATTCCGCTCGAGAATCCGGTAGCGCTGCCGCTCCAGGTACGCGACAGCCAGGTTCTCGCCTTCACACCCCACGGAGATATTATGACGCGACATGTTCTTTTACCCCCCGGAATGTCTTCCTGTGAATGGGACAGGGGCCAAGTTCAGCTATTGCCGCAAGATGGGAAGAGCAACCGTACCCCTTGTGCCCGGCAAAACCGTAACCAGGGTATTGCTGGTCGTACTCTACCATCATTCGGTCCCTGGTGACCTTTGCCACAATGGAGGCAGCAGCAATCGAGATGCTGGCGCTGTCTCCTTTTTTGATGGTTCTCTGGGGGATATTAATAGGAATATTGGATATACCGTCGATGAGGAGGAAGTCCGCGGAAACGGGCAACTGTGCGACAGCTTCGCCCATGGCATGGAGAGTCGCCTGAAGTATATTGATACGATCAATGCATGCGTGATCAGCCACGCCGACACCAACGGCCAAAGCCCGCGCGGAGATCAAGGCATATAGCTCCTCACGTTTTGATGCAGAAAGTTTCTTGGAATCGTCAATTCCCGGCAGGTCCACATCCCGAGGGAGAATAACCGCCGCGGCAACCACAGGGCCGGCAAGGGGGCCGCGCCCGGCTTCGTCAATTCCGGCGACATTGCGAAACCCTCTGCGGAAAGCAAGCTGCTCAAACATCCAGAGAGACATTTCATCCATTTCGGCAAACAGAGGCAGACTCACCGGCGCGCTCCTGTAAATGAAAAAGCCCCGCGGAGCGGGGCTTTTTATCGTTAGCGGGCAGCCACGTATTTCTTCTCGCGAATCCGGGCAGCCTTACCTCTGAGTTTACGCAGATAGTACAGTTTGGCGCGGCGGACATGGCCGCGGGTAATTACCTCGATGGCATCAAGGGACGGAGAGTGGAGGGGGAATACCCTTTCTACGCCTATGCCGTTGGAAATCTTGCGAACGGTGAACGACTCGCGGATCCCACCATTCTGACGGGCGATAACCACGCCTTGGAAAGCCTGGATCCGGCTCTTGTCGCCTTCCACGATTTTTACGTGGACCTTCACCGTATCCCCCGGCTTGAAGGAGGGGATGTTTTTCTTCATCTGGTCAAGTTCAAGCATGTCGATTGTGTTCATGTGCTACTTCCTCCCTTATGTGCGTAAACGCATACTAGTTTCGTGTATTGTGCGCGGGGTATCAGGACGCCCCGAACAGCCTGTCCATAATGATTGCCGCAGCTGATCTTACGGAAAGATGATTGTAATCTCCTACCCCCCGGATCGGCTCGAGAACCATATCAGCCCTGTCGAAGACCTCTTCAACAAGCCCCCATCCGGTACCGAAGAGAAGCAGGTACGGTTGCTCACGATCAGTCATGAGTACCCGCAAGTCTGCAAATCGCGCGCTTCGTGGATGCTGGCCGGCACCAGTGGTAACAAGCCGCGGCATCCGGCCGGAACGCCTTTGAATATCCGCAATTGCATCGTCAAGAGATGCGGTAATTTCTATCAGATCAAGGGCAGCCTTGCGCTTGGGATTGTATGTGGCTCCCCATCCCTCCTGCCAGTGCCGCACAATTCTTTTAGCAAGTTCCTGCTGCCCCTGAACAGGGGTCACAACATAATAGCGCGACACACCAAAAGTCCTGGCGGACCGGGCAATGTCGTGGATGTCGAGATTCGTTACCGCGGTAGAGACAACCTGCCGGTTCTTGTCGTAAACCGGGTAATGAATGAGCGCGACGCTAACGTTTGAGTTGACCGGAAGCGCCTCTCTCACCGGCAGGCATCCTCTTTAAGTTCAGCTATATACCGTTGGTCGTCGCGGTCCAAAACGGCTTTTTCAAGAAGATCAGGCCTCGTCTGGAGAGTTTCCTCTAAGGCCTTGTGGCGACGCCAGCGTGCAACGTCGGCATGATTGCCCGACAAAAGCACGGGAGGAACCGCTACCCCTTGAAATTCGGCAGGCCGAGTATATTGAGGATACTCCAAAAGGCCATCTGAGAACGTGTCGGACTCGGCGGACCCGGGCGACCCGAGGACACCGGGAATAAAGCGGGCAGCGGCATCAATCATGACCATGGCAGCCAACTCACCGCCAGTGAGGACGAAATCGCCGATGGAGAACTCGTCATCCACGAAAAGTTCCCGCACCCGCTCATCAACCCCTTCGTAACGGCCGCAGATGACAACTATTTCCTGTTCCTGTGCCAGTTCACGTGCCGCAGCATCATCGAAAAGACGGCCGCGCGGACTGGTTAAAATCACCCGCGCTTCAGGGCGGTCGACCTTGACTGCCTCCAGACAGGCGGCAATCGGCTCGACCTTCATGACCATGCCATCTCCACCGCCATAAGGTGCGTCGTCCACAACCTTATGCCGGTCAGTGGCAAAGTCTCGAATCTGGTGGAGCCGGATATCAAGGAGACCTTTCTCCACGGCGCGCCGGATAATGCTCTCGGTAAGCGGCCCCTCGAACATAGCCGGGAAAAGGGTCAGAATATCTAATTTCATAGATCAAGCAACCCCTCTGGGGGGCTTACGGTCATGGTTCCCTGGGTCAAATCCACGTTGACAACTATATCCTCAAGGGCAGGGATCAGGTATTCCTTCTCCCCACCTCTGACGACATAAACGTCGTTGCTTCCAGTGGCCATGATCTCCGCTATGCGGCCAAGGGACTCACCATCAGTGGTAGTCACCGAAAGCCCCATAAGGTCACACCAGTAGAACTCTCCTTCGTCAAGGGGAGGAAACTGATCCCTTTGCACCAGGAGCTCGCGCCCCACCAGATGGAGGACTTCGTTAATATTCGTAAAGCCCTTCAGCGTAAGAAGAACCCGGTTTCGGTGCACCGTCGCACGTTCAACCGCAAACGTCTCCGTGCGGTTTTCCGGTCCCTTAAGCGCGATTTCCTTTAAGGAAAGTATCGTATCAAATTCACCGGAAAAGGGGACGATCGTCAACTGCCCCCTTATGCCGTGTGTTGCGACTACTTTGCCGAGCAACACGAAATCGGTGCTACTTATCATTATTCCACAATCTTCAGAACAGCTTTCTTGTTATCCTTGGTGGACACTGCGTTAAGCAAGGTCCGGATTGCCTTTGCCGTCCGCCCTTCTTTGCCGATGATTCGTCCCATGTCCTCTTTGGCCACGGTC
The nucleotide sequence above comes from Geobacter benzoatilyticus. Encoded proteins:
- the rsmI gene encoding 16S rRNA (cytidine(1402)-2'-O)-methyltransferase, with product MTITGTLYIVATPIGNLEDITFRAVRILKEVDLIAAEDTRHTRKLLTHFGISKPLTSYFDHNKHIKGEAILARLLGGSSVALVSDAGTPCIADPGYQLVRDAISRTIPVVPVPGASAAVAALSAAGLPTDSFTFIGFLPNRQAKRREQLCSLKTEERVLIFYEAPNRLMATLDDIKEVMGERDLVVARELTKIHEEFARGATSDVIGCFSGRQVKGEVVILVAPSKEDESQKRATESLAEVLKQYLYSEGLSVKDAVKRASAEMGCNRTEAYAEALRIKNAINEAG
- a CDS encoding NAD+ synthase, producing MGSVNVKLLRRILVGFIREEVTKVGVHKVVLGLSGGIDSALVAYLAAEALGPENVHACVMPYKTSNPESEAHARLAAQDLGIHFQVIEITPMIDAYFSLFPEADGMRRGNKMARERMTILYDHSAALSALVLGTSNKTELLLGYGTLYGDMASALNPIGDIYKTQVWQLSEEMGVPREIIEKQPSADLWAGQTDEQELGFTYKEVDKLLYSMVDLRMTREELIKNGFDSAFIDTVSARIQNSHFKRRLPVIAKVSNRTIDRDFRYSRDWGK
- a CDS encoding nitrilase-related carbon-nitrogen hydrolase, whose amino-acid sequence is MDFTVALAQIKPKLGCLAENLIIVESAIDRAIAEHADMIVFPELAITGYFLRDLVPDVALTLNAPEILRLKELSRHIAIAVGFVEVSDDYRFFNSAIYLDGGEIRHIHRKVYLPTYGLFDEQRYLARGERFRAFDTRFGRIGMLICEDMWHLSAPYILAMDGATTILCLSSSPGRGISGDESLGSTVAWQKLTSTTAMFLNSRVFYCNRVGFEDGVNFWGGSEVVAPSGTVTKRARLFDEDLIFAPVDGGELRRERIFSPMMRDESFPITMKELQRIEKERDC
- a CDS encoding YraN family protein — encoded protein: MSRHNISVGCEGENLAVAYLERQRYRILERNFRCKGGEIDIVARDGKDLVFVEVKTRNTGSYGPPQLAVTPFKQRQISKAALTWLAKKKEQDSGARFDVIAITFSGQEPRIEHIPNAFELAY
- a CDS encoding ribonuclease HII; its protein translation is MSLPLFAEMDEMSLWMFEQLAFRRGFRNVAGIDEAGRGPLAGPVVAAAVILPRDVDLPGIDDSKKLSASKREELYALISARALAVGVGVADHACIDRINILQATLHAMGEAVAQLPVSADFLLIDGISNIPINIPQRTIKKGDSASISIAAASIVAKVTRDRMMVEYDQQYPGYGFAGHKGYGCSSHLAAIAELGPCPIHRKTFRGVKEHVAS
- the rplS gene encoding 50S ribosomal protein L19; this encodes MNTIDMLELDQMKKNIPSFKPGDTVKVHVKIVEGDKSRIQAFQGVVIARQNGGIRESFTVRKISNGIGVERVFPLHSPSLDAIEVITRGHVRRAKLYYLRKLRGKAARIREKKYVAAR
- a CDS encoding RNA methyltransferase; protein product: MREALPVNSNVSVALIHYPVYDKNRQVVSTAVTNLDIHDIARSARTFGVSRYYVVTPVQGQQELAKRIVRHWQEGWGATYNPKRKAALDLIEITASLDDAIADIQRRSGRMPRLVTTGAGQHPRSARFADLRVLMTDREQPYLLLFGTGWGLVEEVFDRADMVLEPIRGVGDYNHLSVRSAAAIIMDRLFGAS
- the trmD gene encoding tRNA (guanosine(37)-N1)-methyltransferase TrmD, with protein sequence MKLDILTLFPAMFEGPLTESIIRRAVEKGLLDIRLHQIRDFATDRHKVVDDAPYGGGDGMVMKVEPIAACLEAVKVDRPEARVILTSPRGRLFDDAAARELAQEQEIVVICGRYEGVDERVRELFVDDEFSIGDFVLTGGELAAMVMIDAAARFIPGVLGSPGSAESDTFSDGLLEYPQYTRPAEFQGVAVPPVLLSGNHADVARWRRHKALEETLQTRPDLLEKAVLDRDDQRYIAELKEDACR
- the rimM gene encoding ribosome maturation factor RimM (Essential for efficient processing of 16S rRNA); amino-acid sequence: MISSTDFVLLGKVVATHGIRGQLTIVPFSGEFDTILSLKEIALKGPENRTETFAVERATVHRNRVLLTLKGFTNINEVLHLVGRELLVQRDQFPPLDEGEFYWCDLMGLSVTTTDGESLGRIAEIMATGSNDVYVVRGGEKEYLIPALEDIVVNVDLTQGTMTVSPPEGLLDL
- a CDS encoding KH domain-containing protein, with product MKELVETIAKALVDDPTQVRTTEEMEEDTTVIKLTVAKEDMGRIIGKEGRTAKAIRTLLNAVSTKDNKKAVLKIVE